A portion of the Cydia strobilella chromosome 5, ilCydStro3.1, whole genome shotgun sequence genome contains these proteins:
- the LOC134741354 gene encoding V-type proton ATPase 16 kDa proteolipid subunit c encodes MSAESPIYGPFFGVMGAASAIIFSALGAAYGTAKSGTGIAAMSVMRPELIMKSIIPVVMAGIIAIYGLVVAVLIAGSLESPSMGYTLYKGFIHLGAGLAVGFSGLAAGFAIGIVGDAGVRGTAQQPRLFVGMILILIFAEVLGLYGLIVAIYLYTKQ; translated from the exons ATGTCGGCTGAAAGTCCCATCTATGGACCCTTCTTTGGAGTTATGGGGGCGGCGTCCGCTATCATCTTTAGCG CGCTGGGAGCTGCCTATGGCACAGCCAAGTCAGGAACCGGTATTGCCGCCATGTCGGTGATGAGGCCAGAGCTCATCATGAAGTCCATCATTCCCGTTGTCATGGCGGGTATCATTGCCATCTACGGGTTGGTGGTGGCTGTGCTCATCGCTGGTTCCCTGGAGTCACCCTCAATGGGTTACACCCTCTACAA AGGGTTCATCCACCTCGGCGCTGGCCTGGCCGTCGGTTTCTCCGGTCTGGCGGCCGGCTTCGCCATCGGCATCGTGGGTGACGCCGGTGTCCGCGGCACGGCGCAACAGCCCAGATTATTCGTCGGCATGATCCTTATCCTCATTTTCGCCGAAGTGTTGGGTCTATACGGTCTCATCGTGGCCATCTACCTCTACACGAAACAGTAA
- the LOC134741752 gene encoding uncharacterized protein LOC134741752, which produces MCLSRLFSAAKVALQGVTPSFLTSKRKPEPLFRVPARQIFGLVPENQYENNIIPKRLQISYALLHYWETIPLFFCVAFDIIFVLGYMGLYGGIMHRVDTQFSKHCWNSISRNMDLRNPTIHKFVVHYQRYEPWPEMQNVLDKMTQAEHRLKVRMNSCATP; this is translated from the exons ATGTGCCTATCAAGATTGTTCAGCGCTGCAAAGGTAGCGCTGCAAGGAGTAACGCCAAGTTTCTTGACTTCGAAACGGAAGCCAGAGCCCCTGTTTCGGGTGCCTGCACGCCAGATCTTCGGCCTGGTTCCCGAGAACCAGTATGAGAATAATATTATACCGAAGAGGCTTCAGATCAGCTACGCATTGCTGCACTATTGGGAGACCATTCCACTGTTCTTTTGCGTGGCTTTTGATATAATCTTCGTCCTGGGCTATATGGGATTATATGGAGGCATAATGCACAGG GTAGACACCCAGTTCTCGAAGCACTGTTGGAACAGTATCTCGAGAAATATGGATCTACGGAACCCCACGATTCACAAGTTCGTTGTGCATTACCAGCGCTACGAACCCTGGCCCGAGATGCAGAATGTTCTGGACAAAATGACACAGGCTGAACACCGTTTGAAGGTGCGCATGAACAGCTGCGCGACCCCCTAA
- the LOC134741381 gene encoding tumor suppressor candidate 3 isoform X1 produces the protein MKYKGLLCFMILLTYYQGEAQTRAKGLEEKVQQLTDMTAKRSIISLNVNKFKDYVRSPPRDYSFIVMFTAMAPSRRCAICQHVYDEFMIVANSFRFSPSYNNKLFFGMVDFDEGSDIFQMLRLNTAPVIMHFPAKGKPKPADSMDFERAGIHAEAISKWIQDRTDVQIRIFRPPNYSGAVAFLMLFVLVAGFLYLRRNNLEFLYNKQMWAVAAVFFCFAMVSGQMWNQIRGPPFFHRSKNGPVYINGGSHGQFVLESYIVAILNAAVVVGMILMIEAAGGVKSAEPVRSAAEGKRRRFQSVVGLVLVCVFFSLLLSVFRAKTQGYPYSFLFK, from the exons ATGAAATATAAAGGATTATTATGTTTCAtgatattacttacttactaccaGGGCGAGGCCCAAACTCGGGCAAAAGGA TTGGAAGAGAAGGTGCAGCAGTTGACGGATATGACGGCAAAGCGGTCTATTATTTCTTTGAACGTTAACAAGTTTAAGGACTACGTGAGATCGCCTCCGAGGGATTATTCTTTCATAGTGATGTTCACTGCTATGGCACCTTCGAGACGCTGCGCGATCTGCCAGCACGTTTACGACGAGTTCATGATCGTCGCCAATTCCTTCAGGTTCTCCCCGTCCTACAATAACAAACTGTTCTTTGGAATGGTTGATTTTGATGAAGGATCTGATATTTTCCAAATG TTACGGCTCAACACAGCTCCAGTTATTATGCACTTCCCCGCCAAGGGGAAACCTAAACCTGCCGACTCCATGGACTTTGAGAGGGCAGGCATTCATGCTGAGGCTATTTCCAAGTGGATCCAAGACAGGACTGATGTTCAG ATCCGGATATTCCGTCCACCAAACTACTCTGGAGCTGTTGCATTCCTCATGTTGTTCGTCTTAGTAGCTGGTTTCCTGTACCTCAGACGGAACAACCTTGAGTTCCTGTACAACAAACAGATGTGGGCTGTCGCTGCTGTGTTCTTCTGTTTCGCCATGGTGTCCGGTCAGATGTGGAACCAGATAAGAGGCCCTCCATTCTTCCATAGGAGTAAGAACGGACCGGTCTACATTAATGGCGGATCACATGGGCAGTTTGTGTTGGAGAGCTATATTGTAGCTATTTTAA ATGCTGCAGTAGTAGTGGGCATGATTCTTATGATAGAGGCGGCGGGAGGAGTGAAGAGTGCAGAACCAGTGCGCAGCGCCGCAGAGGGAAAGAGACGGCGCTTCCAATCTGTCGTCGGGCTTGTACTAGTGTGCGTGTTCTTCTCTCTACTACTATCAGTGTTTAGAGCGAAGACCCAGGGATATCCCTACAG TTTTCTATTCAAGTAA
- the LOC134741381 gene encoding tumor suppressor candidate 3 isoform X2: MKYKGLLCFMILLTYYQGEAQTRAKGLEEKVQQLTDMTAKRSIISLNVNKFKDYVRSPPRDYSFIVMFTAMAPSRRCAICQHVYDEFMIVANSFRFSPSYNNKLFFGMVDFDEGSDIFQMLRLNTAPVIMHFPAKGKPKPADSMDFERAGIHAEAISKWIQDRTDVQIRIFRPPNYSGAVAFLMLFVLVAGFLYLRRNNLEFLYNKQMWAVAAVFFCFAMVSGQMWNQIRGPPFFHRSKNGPVYINGGSHGQFVLESYIVAILNAAVVVGMILMIEAAGGVKSAEPVRSAAEGKRRRFQSVVGLVLVCVFFSLLLSVFRAKTQGYPYSF, encoded by the exons ATGAAATATAAAGGATTATTATGTTTCAtgatattacttacttactaccaGGGCGAGGCCCAAACTCGGGCAAAAGGA TTGGAAGAGAAGGTGCAGCAGTTGACGGATATGACGGCAAAGCGGTCTATTATTTCTTTGAACGTTAACAAGTTTAAGGACTACGTGAGATCGCCTCCGAGGGATTATTCTTTCATAGTGATGTTCACTGCTATGGCACCTTCGAGACGCTGCGCGATCTGCCAGCACGTTTACGACGAGTTCATGATCGTCGCCAATTCCTTCAGGTTCTCCCCGTCCTACAATAACAAACTGTTCTTTGGAATGGTTGATTTTGATGAAGGATCTGATATTTTCCAAATG TTACGGCTCAACACAGCTCCAGTTATTATGCACTTCCCCGCCAAGGGGAAACCTAAACCTGCCGACTCCATGGACTTTGAGAGGGCAGGCATTCATGCTGAGGCTATTTCCAAGTGGATCCAAGACAGGACTGATGTTCAG ATCCGGATATTCCGTCCACCAAACTACTCTGGAGCTGTTGCATTCCTCATGTTGTTCGTCTTAGTAGCTGGTTTCCTGTACCTCAGACGGAACAACCTTGAGTTCCTGTACAACAAACAGATGTGGGCTGTCGCTGCTGTGTTCTTCTGTTTCGCCATGGTGTCCGGTCAGATGTGGAACCAGATAAGAGGCCCTCCATTCTTCCATAGGAGTAAGAACGGACCGGTCTACATTAATGGCGGATCACATGGGCAGTTTGTGTTGGAGAGCTATATTGTAGCTATTTTAA ATGCTGCAGTAGTAGTGGGCATGATTCTTATGATAGAGGCGGCGGGAGGAGTGAAGAGTGCAGAACCAGTGCGCAGCGCCGCAGAGGGAAAGAGACGGCGCTTCCAATCTGTCGTCGGGCTTGTACTAGTGTGCGTGTTCTTCTCTCTACTACTATCAGTGTTTAGAGCGAAGACCCAGGGATATCCCTACAG TTTCTAA
- the LOC134741846 gene encoding polyprenol reductase, whose translation MLNTLDVIFLNLAFMVTCTGYLINNYETYLPAFVIQGFKYGSFAYQGNGAIFIQAIEIPKSYYKHFYSFSSVLSALTLVYMYLTYFLDFSVNKYVVLVLNKILEQNEPTVSATAALVAMSLLTIQCARRFYETHYLQVFAKNSKMNLSHYFAGIIHYFACIIAGVGEAPLFCGNQNRDTMIWTDTRTKYLSIPCILIFLWAWYEQYQSNVIFTNLRKDKKSGQVVTEDHGIPHGRRFELVSSPHRMCEVIMYTALLVLVPTKTYFCIYLWVLGNQIQTAIQANEWYKATFKTYPKDRKTIFPYVL comes from the exons ATGCTGAACACGCTAGATGTTATATTTCTAAACCTTGCCTTCATGGTTACGTGTACAGGatatctaataaataattacgaaACTTACTTGCCAGCATTCGTAATTCAGGGTTTTAAGTATGGCAGTTTCGCGTATCAAGGGAATGGGGCCATTTTCATACAAGCAATTGAAATACCGAAGTCATACTACAAGCATTTCTATTCATTTTCATCGGTGCTCAGTGCATTAACATTAGTTTACATGTATTTGACCTATTTTCTGGATTTTAGTGTGAATAAGTATGTTGTGCTAGTTTTGAACAAGATTTTAGAACAAAATGAACCAACag TGTCAGCAACTGCAGCACTTGTTGCCATGTCCCTGCTAACCATTCAGTGTGCTCGGAGATTCTATGAGACCCACTACCTTCAGGTGTTCGCCAAAAACAGCAAGATGAACTTGAGTCACTACTTCGCCGGCATTATCCACTACTTTGCCTGCATTATAGCTGGTGTTGGTGAAGCTCCTTTGTTTTGTG GAAACCAAAACAGAGACACAATGATATGGACCGACACTCGCACCAAGTACCTCTCCATTCCCTGCATCCTAATCTTCCTGTGGGCGTGGTACGAACAGTACCAAAGTAATGTCATCTTTACAAACCTTCGCAAAGACAAAAAGTCGG GCCAAGTGGTAACCGAGGACCATGGGATACCGCACGGAAGGAGGTTCGAGCTGGTGTCGAGCCCTCACCGGATGTGTGAGGTGATCATGTACACAGCGCTGCTGGTTCTGGTGCCGACGAAAACATACTTTTGTATTTATCTGTGGGTGCTTGGAAATCAG ATCCAGACTGCAATTCAAGCCAACGAGTGGTACAAGGCAACCTTTAAAACGTATCCAAAGGATAGGAAAACTATTTTTCCTTATGTACTTTAA